One window of Abyssisolibacter fermentans genomic DNA carries:
- a CDS encoding D-alanyl-D-alanine carboxypeptidase family protein, producing MRRNTRKKKMRMRRRRIGLFFLLIVCIISIYKLDYFENNKTSAVEDISSEKNNVKVEDAINSEKKINLLFEHLNSFDIFPNPDIDITAKSALLMNIDTKQILFHKAHEEKMFPASTTKVLTVITALDYLPLDKVVTVGDEANRIGFNSSRAGLDYSEKISIEKLLYALMLPSGNDAAQVLAVNAARAAYNDNSMDIDLAIEKFLELMNKKAEKLGAENSHFVTVDGYHDDNHYTTAKDLAMITLEAMKNEFLCNVVKTDKLVIKDWKQFNKRDAKFRDWINTNMLIQEDSKWYMKEATGFKTGHTDESGYCLIATAKEGDKNVLAVILGSTEDDVFSDAQKLLKYGLFN from the coding sequence ATGAGAAGAAATACGCGTAAGAAAAAGATGAGAATGCGAAGGAGAAGAATAGGTTTATTTTTTTTGCTTATTGTTTGTATAATAAGTATTTATAAATTAGATTATTTTGAGAATAATAAGACAAGTGCTGTAGAAGATATAAGCAGTGAAAAAAATAATGTTAAAGTTGAAGATGCTATTAATAGTGAAAAGAAAATAAATTTATTATTTGAACATTTAAATAGTTTTGATATATTTCCTAATCCTGATATAGATATTACAGCTAAAAGTGCATTGCTGATGAATATAGATACTAAACAAATATTGTTCCATAAAGCGCATGAAGAAAAAATGTTTCCTGCAAGTACTACAAAAGTATTAACAGTAATAACAGCACTAGATTATTTACCATTAGATAAAGTAGTTACCGTAGGAGATGAAGCAAATAGGATAGGATTTAATTCAAGTAGAGCTGGACTTGATTATAGTGAAAAGATAAGTATAGAAAAATTATTATATGCACTAATGCTTCCTTCAGGTAATGATGCAGCACAAGTTTTAGCAGTAAATGCAGCAAGAGCAGCATATAATGACAACTCAATGGATATAGATTTGGCGATAGAGAAATTTCTAGAGCTTATGAACAAAAAGGCTGAAAAGCTTGGAGCTGAAAATTCACATTTTGTAACCGTAGATGGCTATCATGACGATAATCACTACACAACAGCAAAAGACCTTGCAATGATTACATTAGAAGCTATGAAAAACGAATTTTTATGTAATGTTGTTAAAACAGATAAACTTGTAATAAAAGATTGGAAACAATTTAATAAACGTGATGCTAAATTTAGAGACTGGATTAATACAAATATGTTGATTCAAGAAGATAGTAAGTGGTACATGAAAGAAGCTACAGGCTTTAAAACTGGACATACAGATGAATCGGGTTATTGTTTAATAGCAACTGCGAAAGAAGGAGACAAAAATGTACTAGCTGTAATACTAGGAAGCACAGAAGATGATGTATTTTCAGATGCACAAAAATTATTAAAATATGGATTGTTTAATTAA
- a CDS encoding cobyric acid synthase, which translates to MAKNIMFQGTGSSVGKSILTAGLCRVLVQDGYKTAPFKSQNMALNSFVTKDGKEMGRAQVVQAEAAGIEPTVDMNPILLKPTSDVGSQVIINGEVHGNVKAFDYYKKKPELKKCVLDAYNNLDEKFDLIVIEGAGSPAEINLRDNDIVNMGMAEMVDAPVLLIGDIDRGGVFASIYGTLMLLSKEEQERVKGFVINKFRGNVDILMPGVRMLEEKINKPCLGVIPYIDLNIDDEDSVTERFRDKGKGDINIGVIKLPYISNFSDFTPLELEHGINVKYILNSDDFENIDLLIIPGSKNTIKDMRYLYDTGFDRIIYKLHRKGIPVIGICGGYQILGQTITDPDSIESNTNKINGLGLLNTNTIITATKETKQISGIINEELEMCKDIKDTNVCGYEIHMGQTTLSSDTKPFITLEDGRNDGAVNKKGNVVGTYLHGIFENDEFRKAIIKHLMEKKGLELKENDISYNDYKNREYDKLADLIRENLDIAKVKEIMGL; encoded by the coding sequence ATGGCTAAAAATATTATGTTTCAAGGTACAGGTTCTTCAGTTGGAAAGAGTATTTTGACAGCAGGTTTGTGTAGAGTTTTAGTACAAGATGGTTATAAAACTGCACCATTTAAATCTCAAAATATGGCTTTAAATTCATTTGTGACTAAGGACGGAAAAGAAATGGGAAGAGCTCAAGTAGTACAGGCAGAAGCAGCAGGTATAGAGCCTACTGTTGATATGAATCCTATTTTACTAAAACCTACAAGTGATGTAGGAAGTCAAGTTATAATAAATGGGGAAGTACATGGAAATGTGAAAGCCTTTGATTATTATAAAAAGAAGCCAGAACTAAAAAAATGTGTATTAGATGCATATAACAATTTAGATGAAAAATTTGACTTAATAGTAATAGAGGGTGCGGGTAGTCCAGCAGAAATCAATTTAAGAGACAATGACATTGTTAATATGGGAATGGCAGAGATGGTTGATGCTCCTGTTTTATTAATAGGAGATATAGACAGAGGAGGAGTGTTCGCATCAATTTATGGAACATTAATGCTTTTAAGTAAAGAAGAACAGGAAAGAGTTAAAGGTTTTGTAATCAATAAATTCAGAGGAAATGTTGACATCTTGATGCCTGGAGTTAGAATGCTGGAGGAAAAGATAAATAAACCTTGCTTAGGAGTAATACCTTATATAGATTTAAACATTGATGATGAAGATAGTGTTACAGAAAGATTTAGAGACAAAGGGAAAGGAGATATAAATATAGGAGTAATAAAGCTCCCTTATATATCAAATTTTAGTGATTTTACGCCTTTGGAATTAGAGCACGGCATAAATGTAAAATATATATTGAACTCTGATGATTTTGAAAATATAGATTTATTGATAATACCTGGCAGCAAGAATACCATAAAAGATATGAGATATTTATATGACACTGGATTCGATAGGATTATATACAAATTACATAGAAAAGGTATACCTGTTATAGGGATTTGCGGCGGTTATCAAATATTAGGACAAACGATAACTGATCCAGATAGTATTGAATCTAATACAAATAAAATTAATGGTCTTGGATTATTAAATACAAATACAATAATAACTGCAACTAAAGAAACTAAACAGATATCAGGCATTATTAATGAAGAACTAGAGATGTGTAAGGATATCAAAGATACTAATGTATGTGGATATGAAATACACATGGGTCAAACAACTTTATCCTCAGATACTAAGCCATTTATAACACTAGAAGATGGCAGAAATGACGGTGCTGTTAATAAAAAAGGTAATGTTGTTGGAACATACCTACATGGTATTTTTGAAAATGATGAGTTTAGAAAAGCCATTATAAAGCATCTAATGGAGAAGAAGGGGCTAGAGCTAAAAGAAAATGATATCAGCTATAATGATTATAAAAATAGAGAATATGATAAACTAGCTGATTTAATCAGGGAAAACTTAGATATTGCTAAGGTTAAGGAAATCATGGGGTTATAA
- the cbiB gene encoding adenosylcobinamide-phosphate synthase CbiB, whose protein sequence is MEKLIVFLIAIFLDFILGDPVSWPHPIIYVGKLISYLEKKIRKQNIISLKTGGFILLILSVLIVVSILSIILGLAGYIHHYVKTVLIIYFIYTSLASRCLHEEALKVYRVLKSKDIQKARVQLSYLVGRDTKELNEEEITRGTVETVAENTIDGVLAPMFYIIIGFLIGFPVQLVYIYKTVNTLDSMVGYIQQPYTEIGCASAKFDDVLNYIPARIGSVFMLLGGLFFKYDLSNGFKILIRDRRNHKSPNCGYPEAVAAGLLNIQLGGTNTYFGQKLYKPTIGDKNRNIDIEDIKSAVKIMYSSQALIILVTIIAFYMSN, encoded by the coding sequence ATGGAAAAATTAATTGTTTTTTTGATAGCCATATTTTTAGATTTCATTTTAGGGGATCCTGTTTCTTGGCCTCATCCAATAATATATGTAGGTAAATTGATAAGTTATCTTGAGAAAAAAATAAGAAAACAAAATATTATATCATTAAAAACAGGTGGATTTATATTATTAATACTAAGTGTACTGATTGTTGTCAGCATACTAAGCATAATACTAGGTTTAGCAGGCTATATACATCATTATGTAAAAACAGTATTGATTATATATTTTATCTATACTTCACTAGCTTCAAGATGTTTACATGAAGAAGCGCTGAAGGTTTATCGAGTTTTAAAAAGCAAAGATATACAAAAGGCAAGAGTACAGTTATCTTATTTAGTAGGTAGAGATACAAAGGAACTAAATGAAGAAGAAATAACTCGTGGAACAGTAGAAACAGTAGCAGAAAACACTATAGATGGTGTGTTAGCACCAATGTTCTATATTATAATAGGTTTTCTGATAGGGTTTCCTGTGCAGTTGGTTTATATATACAAAACAGTAAATACACTAGATTCAATGGTTGGATATATTCAACAGCCATATACAGAGATAGGTTGTGCCTCTGCTAAGTTTGATGATGTACTCAATTATATACCAGCTAGGATTGGTTCAGTATTTATGTTATTAGGTGGTTTATTTTTTAAATACGATTTATCAAATGGATTCAAAATCTTAATAAGAGACAGAAGAAATCATAAAAGTCCAAATTGTGGATACCCAGAAGCAGTAGCAGCGGGATTATTAAACATACAGCTTGGAGGGACAAACACATATTTTGGACAAAAACTCTACAAACCTACTATAGGTGATAAAAACAGAAATATTGATATAGAAGATATAAAATCAGCAGTAAAAATAATGTACAGCTCTCAGGCTTTGATAATCCTTGTAACAATAATAGCGTTTTATATGTCTAATTAA
- the cobU gene encoding bifunctional adenosylcobinamide kinase/adenosylcobinamide-phosphate guanylyltransferase, giving the protein MNITLVTGGARSGKSTYAERLARESNKKVTYIATAIPFDDGMKDRIKKHKASRPSYWSTIERYKEFSSMKAMPEFQEADLLLLDCMTVLVSNLLLDSGLDFDNCSMAQIDSLEEDIFKEVNELIDTLRSYDKSIIIVTNELGMGIVPAYRMGRIFRDIAGRVNQYIASIADDVFLTVSGIPLKIK; this is encoded by the coding sequence ATGAACATAACACTTGTGACAGGTGGAGCTAGAAGCGGAAAGAGTACTTATGCAGAACGCTTAGCTAGAGAATCAAATAAAAAAGTTACATATATTGCAACAGCTATACCGTTTGATGATGGTATGAAGGATAGAATAAAGAAGCATAAGGCATCAAGACCAAGCTATTGGAGTACCATAGAAAGATACAAAGAGTTTTCAAGTATGAAAGCTATGCCAGAATTTCAAGAAGCTGACTTGTTATTACTCGATTGCATGACTGTTTTAGTCTCTAATTTATTATTAGATAGTGGTCTTGATTTTGATAATTGCTCTATGGCACAAATTGACTCTTTAGAAGAAGATATATTTAAAGAAGTAAATGAATTAATAGATACTTTAAGGTCATATGACAAGAGTATTATAATTGTAACAAATGAGCTTGGTATGGGTATTGTACCGGCATATAGAATGGGAAGAATTTTTAGAGACATTGCAGGTAGAGTAAATCAATATATAGCAAGTATTGCAGATGATGTTTTTTTAACAGTATCAGGAATACCATTAAAAATTAAGTGA
- the cobD gene encoding threonine-phosphate decarboxylase CobD, giving the protein MNKHGGYYGAKQDVIDFSVNINPLGVSKKLEQTIVDGIKQIHKYPEIDGKSTIEYIANHYNLKNDELVLGNGAIDLIYLFARALKPKKVLVIQPTFNEYKRAFKLIGSKIYEYILNTDKFELDVKELINYMHELKPDVVVICNPNNPTGTYHDICKMNEILEAVKEINSILFVDESFIEFSNKESLIKYVSSYPLFILRSMTKFFAVPGLRLGFGVSNKNIIAKMNEYKEPWSVNYLSLISVPVLLENQEYINKTLDWYKAEKEYVYDNLKELEAIKVYKSSTNFHLCKVKESNAELLKDKLLKKGIYIRTCEDFSGLDNTFFRLALKKHEDNEKLICALKETARGEIDEHNTCDRWS; this is encoded by the coding sequence ATGAATAAACATGGTGGATATTACGGAGCAAAACAAGATGTAATTGATTTTAGTGTTAACATTAACCCATTAGGAGTTTCCAAAAAACTCGAGCAGACTATAGTAGATGGCATAAAGCAAATTCATAAATATCCTGAGATAGATGGAAAATCTACTATTGAGTATATCGCTAATCACTATAATCTAAAAAATGATGAGTTAGTATTAGGAAATGGTGCAATAGACCTTATTTACCTGTTTGCTAGAGCATTAAAACCTAAAAAAGTGCTTGTAATTCAGCCTACATTTAATGAATATAAGAGAGCATTTAAATTAATTGGCTCTAAGATTTATGAGTATATATTAAATACGGACAAATTTGAATTAGATGTGAAAGAGTTAATAAATTATATGCATGAACTTAAGCCGGATGTAGTAGTTATATGCAATCCAAATAACCCAACAGGTACATATCATGATATTTGTAAAATGAATGAAATACTAGAAGCTGTAAAAGAAATAAACAGTATATTATTTGTAGATGAATCGTTCATAGAATTTTCTAATAAAGAATCTTTGATTAAATATGTGTCATCATATCCTTTATTTATACTCAGATCAATGACTAAATTTTTTGCAGTTCCGGGATTGAGATTAGGTTTTGGCGTAAGCAATAAAAATATAATAGCAAAAATGAATGAATATAAAGAACCTTGGAGCGTGAATTATCTGTCATTAATATCAGTACCCGTTTTATTGGAAAATCAAGAGTATATTAATAAGACTCTTGATTGGTATAAAGCAGAAAAAGAATATGTATATGATAATTTAAAAGAGCTTGAAGCAATAAAAGTTTACAAGAGCTCAACAAATTTTCATCTTTGTAAGGTTAAAGAATCAAATGCAGAGCTATTAAAAGACAAATTATTAAAAAAAGGTATATACATAAGAACCTGCGAGGATTTCTCGGGTTTAGACAATACATTCTTTAGATTGGCTTTAAAAAAGCATGAGGACAATGAGAAATTGATATGTGCTTTAAAAGAAACAGCAAGGGGTGAAATAGATGAACATAACACTTGTGACAGGTGGAGCTAG